The following nucleotide sequence is from Acetivibrio cellulolyticus CD2.
GGGTGTATACTCATAAGTTTCAGTCTTTGATGCTACTCCTATTCCGTTTGGATCACATACCCTTTTGAGTTTTCCAGATGCGTTGTAATAGTATGTTGTTACATAGCCTCCAAGGTTCTGTTCCTTTAATGTTCCGTCTATATAGTAGGTGTCATGAAATACGTGTAGAATGTCAAATGTCAAGACCCTTCCGGCTCGAAAAATGCACCAATTCAACTAACTCTGGAAAGAACCTGTTTACCGCTTACCTTTGTTCCTTTACTTCTCCTGCATTTACTCCTGTAATTATATCATAATTGTATGTTACGGGACCCATGACTATTGTATTGTTGTTTGCATCTACTGATGTTTCTGTCTTTGTTTTTACCCTGTTCAGTTCATCGTAGATTCTCTGCGTTGTGACTCTGCTCTGTAAAACCCCATTTTCCTTTGTCTCAACTATTATCTTTTTTAGATTTCCGTTTCCGTCATATCCCATGTCAGTTGATTCATTCGGCACTGTTATCTGTACATATGTACTGCTATCGCCTGTAAACTGGCTTATCATCCTTCCATGACAGTCATATTCATAGGTTGTATTTTCCCCATTCCTATCGAGCTTTTCCATCAGCTCTCCTGTGGGTGTATACTCATAAGTTTCAGTCTTTGATGCTACTCCTATTCCGTTTGGATCACATACCCTTTTGAGTTTTCCAGATGCGTTGTAATAGTATGTTGTTACATAGCCTCCAAGGTTCTGTTCCTTTAATGTTCCGTCTATATAGTAGGTGTCATGAAATACGTGTAGAATGTCAAATGTCAAGACCCTTCCGGCTCGAAAAATGCACCAATTCAACTAACTCTGGAAAGAACCCAATTTTACTTGACATTCTACATGTTGGTCCTCCTAAACGTTCCTGCTTCTGGGTCATATTATGGGCTCCATCATAGCAGTACTTATAGTATTCTAGTATTCTGACTCAGCAAGATAAAAAAGACGGTCATCGTGTAGACAACCGCCATTAAAAAATGTATAGTATTTTTTGCTTGCTACTGATAATTAGTGCAATAAATTTTTCCAACTTTCATTCTCAGTTTCGATGTAGCACATCCGTCTAGAATTTTTTTGAAAGGTAGTCCGTTATAGTTTTTATGTCTTTATTGTTACCGGAATCATTTATTTCTTGATCCAGCTTGGAATCATTAGCAAACGTTCCATTATTCTTTTGGAAAAAAACATTTGCTATTGGTTCTATTCTACCATGGTGGGATAGTGTTGTATTAAGAATAATAATTATATCTTTTAGCCCATCCTTATTAGCATCTTGGAATGAAATATCGCTAACATCAACATTAACAGTAGTAGCACCTAAACAAATTTCATAAAGAATGTTTTCATCTGTATCCGTTAAATAAAATAATACATCTGTATACCTCTCTCCTTCAATTTTTCCTGATACAAATTTAACATTACCCCATGAGTTTAAATCTACCATAAAAGACTGACTTTCAATAGGAATAAAATCTTCTATGTCATCTATATTATATGGTGTAAACTGATACACTCCCTCCTTTGACAGATAATTATTGGATTCGTTTCTGTGCAAATACTCAACGGTTGCTTCTACCTCGTCATTTGTCTTAAAGACAATTTTAATATTCCCCTTAATTCCAGAGCCATTATCGAACTGACATTCAGCTATGCCATTAATTATTTTCCCAAATAAGTTCTCGTAATTATTAAAAGTATCACCCACAGCTGGATATATATCAAAGAAACCTGTTATTTCACCATTTACTATTTTATTAATGCAAAAAGAAGGATATAACTCAAAATCATTAGTTTCACTTTTCACTACCCAGACCTTTTTAATATATTGATTATAGTCAACTGTTTCATTACTTTCCGCTGATGGAGAACTTCTTAATTGTATTGGTATAACAGTCGTACTATAAGGAGAAGAATTGGGAATGCTTGTCCTATTAATACAGCCTGTTAAACCAATACTAAGCGTTATAGCACATATTATTAATATGGAGGTTAAACAAATTTTCTTCATTAAAACATCTCCTATCTTGAAAATATTGTATCACTAACTATTGTTTGATTTTTGCTATCATTTACTTAAAAAATCATACCATTTTTGGGCACTTTCATTTCTTTTTTTACGTGCTGTACTTGAGTCTTCAGATCTTTCATAGGATCCATGGAACACCAACGCCAATTCACCTGCGCCTTTGTGAGAATTAATAAACTCATTTACAGTCATTTTATATGGTGAGCCGTATTTTGTAGTTGGTATCCACTCACCTCCATATTTAGTTTTTTCTTCTTTGCTACCTTCTAAATTTAAAGTAATTAGCAAAAACTTCAATTGACTATCCATAAGTTCTTTAGGATTATTTTTTGCCATCGCATCAGCTTTTTTTGCATCAAGACCCTTCCATTCAAGAAATTTTTCTGGAGCATACTTGTTTGGCGTCCATTGGACTAAACCATAACCATTCCCAAACCCTGTTGTATCTAAGTTCTGCCATTCAGCAGGATTTATTCCGCTTTCTCTTTCCATATTTCCAAGCAATCCAGCAATAGCTTCTTTAGACCAACCTTTTGCAGTTAAATAGTTATAAATATATTTAGCGTTCGCTTGCTTTTGTTCTTCAGTCAAAGCTCCAATACCAGAACCAGCGTCACTTGTAATACAAGTATATATTGTTCCATATTCGCCAGTCTGACCATATACTATATCGCCATACGCCCCCTTAGAAGATGTATTATTAGGCAAATCGTCTTCTGTAATTGCAGAGGTTCTCCTAGACGCTGCTATGGATTCCGAAGCACTAGTAGGTGTTTCTATTCCAGTGTTATATAGAAAATTTTTATCGTCTATATACATTTTCCCATCAAAAATCGGAGCATTAAAATTAAACTCTCTACCATCTTTTTTACGTACCGCTGTAGCCGTTTTAGTTTTTGGATCCCATTCTACCTCAAAATCATATTTTGTAGCTATTTCTCTAAGCCACACAGCTGCATGACCTGTAGGATCAACATACATCATAGGTTCATTATGACAATATGCATACAGATTCAAACTCAACGGATCATTTGCACTACCCATATATGTATCCTGCTGCAGGAACCTTGCCGTTTGCGGATCATAGTATCTTGCTTGAAGGTTATAGTACTTTGATTCCTCATCGTATTGGTATCCGGCATACAATATCTGGCTCTTTATTATTTCGTTCTCATCTATTGTCTCTACTCCAGTGCTGTCATAGTAGGTCTCAGAGGTTATATTACCGAATTCATCATACTTGTACTGTGAGCGGATATTCTTTGTCGTAGAATCCAGAAGGTCTGTCACATCAGCATGTCCGTTGTAGAAATAGTATACCTTGTCAGTTCCTGTTTCCCTTGAGATAAGGTTGGTTCCTATTACATTGAATGCGCTTATTGTCCCACTGTTTGTGTATTCAAATGCCACATTGTCATACTCATAGAAGTATCTTGCAGTCGTTCCGCCTACGGTTTTTGCAACCCTCTTTCCCTCTGCATTGTATGTATTCTCCATCTGCTGGTTTATACCTGTTGTCAAAGTAGTCTTGAGCTGGTTTAACAGAGTATAGGTATTGGTTGTTATAGTGCTAGGTCCATTTGTTATGTCATATACATTTTTCAGGTTGCCATTGCTGTCATGGAGATACAGTCTTTTCTGTATTATATTTCCGTATTGGTCATCCTCTCTCTTGGTCACATATTGAATCCTGTTATTATCGGTATATTCATATTTTGTATATGTCACCTCATTGGTTGCCGTTATGGTTTCTATCTCTGTATCCCTGTTCCCTCTTGAATCATAGGTATAGGCTATTGTCCTTTGTGCAGTATTTATATCAGGCTCATATATGTTTTTCAGCCTGTTCATGCAATCATATCCGTAGGATGTTGTCTCTGTTGGCTCTGTTGGCCCCCCTAAACGTTCCTGCTTCTGGGTCATGTTATGGGCTCCATCATAGCAGTACTTATAGTATTCTGACTCGGCAAATACTCCCTGATCGTCCTTAGCTTGATTTGTAAGAGTATCCAACAGCCCGTCATCATAATACGTGTATACCTGTCTGAAATTATCGTTGTATGTTATACTTTCTCTTCTTCCATCATCATAGTAATCATATACGGTTGTTTGTCCGTCAGACGTCACTGTCTTCAACCGTCCTGCTGCATCGTAGACCTTATCTACGCTATTGCTTCCAGGGTATACACTTTGTTCCTTTACTTCTCCTGCATTTACTCCTGTAATTATATCATAATTGTATGTTACGGGACCCATGACTATTGTATTGTTGTTTGCATCTACTGATGTTTCTGTCTTTGTTTTTACCCTGTTCAGTTCATCGTAGATTCTCTGCGTTGTGACTCTGCTCTGTAAAACCCCATTTTCCTTTGTCTCAACTATTATCTTTTTGAGATTTCCGTTTCCGTCATATCCCATGTCAGTTGATTCATTCGGCACTCTTATCTGTACATATGTGCTGCTATCGCCTGTAAACTGGCTTATCATCCTTCCATGACAGTCATATTCATAGGTTGTATTTTTCCCATTCCTGTCGAGCTTTTCCATCAGCTCTCCTGTGGGTGTATACTCATAAGTTTCAGTCTTTGATGATACTCCTATTCCGTTTGGATCACATACCATTTTGAGTTTTCCAGATGCGTTGTAATAGTAAGTTGTTACATAGCCTCCAAGGTTCTGTTCCTTTAATGTTCCGTCTATATAGTAGGTATAGCTTGACATTGGAGTTGTTGCCGACTCATCATTATATACATGCTCCAGCCTTCCTAAAATATCATATTCATACTTAAGTTCATTCTCTTCTCCATCACATTTAACACGCACATTGCCCATGTTATCATATTCCTGACTCGCCACATGCAGTTCCGGGTCTGTTGTGGATACAAGCCTTCCGTTACAGTCATAATCATATTCTGTGAGCCTGTTATATGCATCATAGGATTTATCCTGCAAGTTACGGGCATTGTATTCCAGCTTTTCATAAGCTACATTCATAGGATCTTTCTTTTCGTAAAGCCTGTTTAAGGCGTCATACTTGTATTTATTGGCATTGTCTCTCCAATTCACAGTCCTTATGAGGTTGCCGTTCAAGTCATAATCGTATGTAGTGTCATGAACCACACCACCTGCAGTCACTGTAGAGAATTTCATCCTGTCAAGCTCGTCGTACTGGTAAGTTGTCTGTACACTATTTCCATCTGTAGTTGAAACAGTATTGCCGTTTTTGTCGTAGCTTGCATGAGTTGTTATTGCTTCATTTCCATTATATCTTTGTTGGCACTGCGTTTCAACCTTTGAGCTTACCACATTGTATGAATACAGATCACATATATCATCTGTGGTATCTGTGAGCGTATTCATCATATTTTGCACATAAACCATATTTCCAAGTGAATTATATTGCATTATCTTCTGTGTTGAAGTCAAAGTCCCATCTACCTCGTAAGGCTCAACTGCTTTTGACAGCTTTCCGAAGTTGTTGTATTCATATGTAGAGGTATATTCAGTTCCTCCCTTGCATGAGGTATATTCAATGAGCTTGCCCTTCAAATCATATGTACTTTTTTCTACAACTCCGTTATTGTCAGTCAGATTGACTGTCTTTGTCACCTTGTTTGCTTTTATTATACTGCCTTCAAGCACATTATCATAGCCATAGGTTACTATTGCGCCAACAGCAGAGCTTTCATCAATTGTCGAGCCTGCCGGAAGAGTTCCTGCTGTTATCTGAGCTGCTATTTCTGCTTGTTCCTGTGTTGTGTCACTTTTTACCTTCTTTTCAGTTATCACTCTTCCTAAAGTGTCATATTCATATTTTACAGTAAACGGCAGATACCTTTGCTTGTTTTCATGGTCAAGTTTGCTCAAAAGCTTTCCTTGCGGAGTGTATTCATTCTCTGTTACATCTGATTCCTGATCTGTCTCAGTCAACAGATTGTTATTGTTGTCATAAGTATACTGTTTGTATGTGTCTAGAATCGAAGCAGACCAGGTTGAGTTGGTACTGTTAAATATGTACTCTTCACCGTCAAATCCGCTCCTTGTAATTCTTCCGAATTCGTCATATGTATAATAGTTATAGTTTGAACATATGTTTGATGGTGCTAAATAAGGGAACGTTACTGCTTCCATACTTTCTCTATAGTTATTTGGCGATACATCCCCAATCTTTCTTCCAGCATAGTCATACCAGTTCAGAGTTATACTGTTCTTCTGTACATACGCATCTGAGGTCTCATCATAAACAGTTACAGTGTCAATTATTTTTCTATTCAGACCTCTCCAATCATATTTGTACATTGTTGTAAAGCCTCGTGCATCTGTCTTTGCCAATAGATTCCCCTGTGCATTTAACGTCCAGGATGTGGTTTCATTATAATTGCCATAATAACCTGATGTACTTTGACCGATAAGTCTGTTCATGTCATCATAGGTGTAGAACTCCATCCTCATATATATAGGCTCATTTGAACTTGTTCTGTTTCCGTTCTTGTCATAATAATTGTATTTATATACCGTATACGTACCCGTTGACGAATAGCTGTATCCGTAAATATCTCCTTCATTCACATAAAGCTTTTCAACCGCCGGTTTTCCAAGATAGTTGTTTGTATATTCCGTTGTTATTTTGTCAGTGTCATCTGTGTATTCTTCAATTTTATTTACATTACCTGCTCCATCATAATAAT
It contains:
- a CDS encoding phage tail tip lysozyme encodes the protein MRKVVALITVIVFVLQALTFSAFAEPTNTGGFKPAIDVNEGMVKTKMSEEEIQSLYSEFKSKVENDRSSQKEMISKYQKEEKIIIEEAKKEYHEEIGENTSTKPVIGSLSPLLSTSTLITSLLSTEIVNAPYNLDAEVINATLNGGHLILTWMPSEGADGYHVYKNGTSIASTTTEKYEMDITNTNTFVVRAYTGEGSEQVESSNSNTITVICGDQEITSNMTLQNNYVYGRNLSVNGGMLDLNGKMLKVYGSYTQKNSSEVNLNGGKLIAMTSYTIQDNSKLKMLQSDDYIYVKGEFYFNTSQIHNGIYLNDGIIQVTGNVFQVNGINTFQPGGNNKVYLNGLDLTGQTTITFNGSDTLSKFRYLGINKPLTKYTFNPSGRATSTFYQYLIQLENNERYFGVDGIYTPTGSFGRSYTDMTIAGVGLNMEIGRTYNSKNEKDGMLGTGWTFSYEGSVETSNSVAGVYMPDGSMFNFAEVSPSPSSTATPTPSVTPSPTQTPSKVYKGEDSRAELSYFQGTDSFEMTLKDRTRYGYNKKNNKYLLSYIKDYCGNTITIGHLSDGKINTIADQTGRTIQITYPSSTQIVATDTLTSRTIVYTLDSYGKLQIVEDANGNEIYEYNYYANDGALEYVKLTEKIENGSKVQHNIDYVVYNNDGRITQHTDMYGKVTNFTYKPGETISTSEINGKTRTTVDRFDQNYAINELVENDGTSTVIEYFTEEAADGIFVNKYSEVKSKTDIYGNKTTYERDDYGNITKVINPDGSQKEYGYYTDQDRLNLLKWEKDEERSYTYYNYNNSRLLEEKYVYRTKTALLQYPELSSLNSTNSYITTYGYRSDGQIEYMIEPKLYSTVNSGNKVDTSYSYSYYADGMLQSITDPEGNSVEYTYNSSRLIESEKILLNGYTTYMSTWYEYDNNGKLERKTSCDSDSLSTAGNKSIERYVYDLVGRLIQKITPNLYNSTYDNIASHTYSAATVGYRYEYKDGTTLVIKETDAEGNVTYYTYNENGNILTKTQPDLNSAGGIERTVYSYEYDSKDRITKASATPYGEAEITLESYEYLSPEYISENNYYSVVQHTTILNTTEGLLETSRYDYAGRLVETVKEPGTGEIGTSTEYNYDGTVKSLTDGEGFTTYYFYDTQKRPVHIWTPCEGTDGVTSFYTYKRVVYDDSGNLVNEAVKIDKVSSSDFANNRETIHSSSIDTGFYKSTNEYYENNKLMTSTGMTGEKKTYYYDGAGNVNKIEEYTDDTDKITTEYTNNYLGKPAVEKLYVNEGDIYGYSYSSTGTYTVYKYNYYDKNGNRTSSNEPIYMRMEFYTYDDMNRLIGQSTSGYYGNYNETTSWTLNAQGNLLAKTDARGFTTMYKYDWRGLNRKIIDTVTVYDETSDAYVQKNSITLNWYDYAGRKIGDVSPNNYRESMEAVTFPYLAPSNICSNYNYYTYDEFGRITRSGFDGEEYIFNSTNSTWSASILDTYKQYTYDNNNNLLTETDQESDVTENEYTPQGKLLSKLDHENKQRYLPFTVKYEYDTLGRVITEKKVKSDTTQEQAEIAAQITAGTLPAGSTIDESSAVGAIVTYGYDNVLEGSIIKANKVTKTVNLTDNNGVVEKSTYDLKGKLIEYTSCKGGTEYTSTYEYNNFGKLSKAVEPYEVDGTLTSTQKIMQYNSLGNMVYVQNMMNTLTDTTDDICDLYSYNVVSSKVETQCQQRYNGNEAITTHASYDKNGNTVSTTDGNSVQTTYQYDELDRMKFSTVTAGGVVHDTTYDYDLNGNLIRTVNWRDNANKYKYDALNRLYEKKDPMNVAYEKLEYNARNLQDKSYDAYNRLTEYDYDCNGRLVSTTDPELHVASQEYDNMGNVRVKCDGEENELKYEYDILGRLEHVYNDESATTPMSSYTYYIDGTLKEQNLGGYVTTYYYNASGKLKMVCDPNGIGVSSKTETYEYTPTGELMEKLDRNGKNTTYEYDCHGRMISQFTGDSSTYVQIRVPNESTDMGYDGNGNLKKIIVETKENGVLQSRVTTQRIYDELNRVKTKTETSVDANNNTIVMGPVTYNYDIITGVNAGEVKEQSVYPGSNSVDKVYDAAGRLKTVTSDGQTTVYDYYDDGRRESITYNDNFRQVYTYYDDGLLDTLTNQAKDDQGVFAESEYYKYCYDGAHNMTQKQERLGGPTEPTETTSYGYDCMNRLKNIYEPDINTAQRTIAYTYDSRGNRDTEIETITATNEVTYTKYEYTDNNRIQYVTKREDDQYGNIIQKRLYLHDSNGNLKNVYDITNGPSTITTNTYTLLNQLKTTLTTGINQQMENTYNAEGKRVAKTVGGTTARYFYEYDNVAFEYTNSGTISAFNVIGTNLISRETGTDKVYYFYNGHADVTDLLDSTTKNIRSQYKYDEFGNITSETYYDSTGVETIDENEIIKSQILYAGYQYDEESKYYNLQARYYDPQTARFLQQDTYMGSANDPLSLNLYAYCHNEPMMYVDPTGHAAVWLREIATKYDFEVEWDPKTKTATAVRKKDGREFNFNAPIFDGKMYIDDKNFLYNTGIETPTSASESIAASRRTSAITEDDLPNNTSSKGAYGDIVYGQTGEYGTIYTCITSDAGSGIGALTEEQKQANAKYIYNYLTAKGWSKEAIAGLLGNMERESGINPAEWQNLDTTGFGNGYGLVQWTPNKYAPEKFLEWKGLDAKKADAMAKNNPKELMDSQLKFLLITLNLEGSKEEKTKYGGEWIPTTKYGSPYKMTVNEFINSHKGAGELALVFHGSYERSEDSSTARKKRNESAQKWYDFLSK